The following is a genomic window from Sedimenticola thiotaurini.
GATGGTGTAGCTGCCCAGACCGGGTATGCCAAAGAAGGATTCGGTGATCAGGCTGCCCATGAACAGCAGCGGCAATACCACCACCACCCCGGTCAGAATCGGTATCATGGCGTTCTTCAGCACATGCCGGAACAGCACGATACCCTCGGAGAGCCCCTTGGCCCGGGCGGTCCGCACATAGTCCCGGTTGATCTCCTCCAGAAACAGAGTGCGATACCAGCGCGTCCCGGAGCCGATCCCGCCAACCACACCGATCAACACCGGCAGAATGAGAAATTTGACAGCGGCAAAACCGGTGTCATAGCCGGAGATGGGCACCAGATGCAATAACTTACTCACCAGGTATTGGCCGCCGATGATATAGAACAGGCTGGAGATGGACATCATCACCACGCAGATCACCACGCTCCAGATATCGATATAAGTGGCCCGGAAGAAGGCGATCAACAACGCATAGGTGATATTGACCAGCAACCCGATAATCAGCACCGGTACCGCGATGGCCAGGCTTGGCCACATCCGCTGGGAGATATCGTAGCCGATATCCCGGTCACTGTCGGAGGTGCCGAAATCGAACTGGAACAGTTTGAGGGATTTCTGGAAGAAGATGGTATCGGTCAGCTGCCCTACGCCCTGACTGGCCGAGTTGAACAGCAGGGGCTTGTCATAACCCCGCTCCGCCTTCCAGGTCTCGATCGCTTCCGGGGTGACCCGCTTCATGCCCAGGTTCATACGTGCCATATCATCCGGGGAGTTGACCACGAAAAACAGCACGAAGGTGAGGATATTCACGCCGATCAGAATCGGGATGGCATACAGAATCCGGCGAATGATATAGGCGATCATCGGGCGGCACTCCGTTCATGGCGGCGGTAGACCAGAACCGCCGGCACACCGCTGGCCAGCAGGAACAGCAGGAACAGCACCAGGGGCGCAATCACAGGCGGGTTCCAGGCCTGCTGCCGCGCGACACGGGTTGCCGGATCGATCCGTTTGTACTTGAGGGTATTGTTGGCCATCAGATTGGGTTTTACGTTTCCATACCAGTCGTGATAAAGCGAAAACGCCTTCGGATAGAAGCCCCAGATCCAGGGGGCATCATGGCGCAGGATATCCACCATGCGGTCGATGATCCGTTGCCGCTCCGGGCTGTTCTCCATGTTCTTCATCTGGTCGAACAGGGCGTTGAATTCAGGATTGTTATAGTTGACCGCATTCTCCCCGGCATGCTCCACCTTGCCATTGGGACCATAAAGCAGGAACAGGAAATTTTCCGGATCCGGGTAGTCGGCATTCCAGCCGAACATGAACAGCTGGCCGGTCCCGGTGCGCAGTTTCTCCTGGAAACGATTGTAGTCAGTGGCCCGGATCACCAACTGAATGCCCAGCTTCTTGAACTGTTTGCGCATCCAGTTGAGTTGCGCCTTGCTGTCCGGTCCGGCCGAGGCGGACTCGTAGTTGAGCACCAATGGCCGGCCGGTACGGATACTTTTACCGTTCGGGTAGCCTGCTTTGGCCAACAGGGCCCGCGCCTCGTCCAGCGACTTGCGCTTCGGCTTGCCATTCACCAGATCATAAACCACCGGATTGATCCCTTCCGGTCCCAAGCGGCTACCAAAGATACCGGGCGGCAAGGGACTGTGGGCCACCACGCCCCGGCCATTCAGGAAGATGGAGATGAACTCTTCGAAATTGACCGCGATAGAGATAGCCTGGCGCAGATAGCGATTCTCTTCTGAATCACCGCCGATTACCGGATCGGCCATGTTGAATCCCAGATAGAAGATCGAGGTCTCCACTGCCGTGGCCAGCTGGATATGCCGCTCCTGCATCTCCTCGGTCAGACTGGCCTCCCCTCCGGCGCCGAAGCGGACTGCCTGATCAAAACTGTCAGAATTGATGCCCGACGTGTCGTAGTAGCCCTGCAGAAACTTATTCCAGCGGGGAATGACCTCCTGCTCCAGACTGTAGACCGCCTTGTCCACCAACGGTAACGGTTTCCCCGCATCCGCCAGCATGCCGTTGTCGTGATCCTCCGGCTCCCCTTCAGATGGGTAGCTCTCTCCATGGAAGTTGGGGTTGCGGCTCAACACCATACGCAGGTTGGGATTGTTCTCCGTCAGCATGAAGGGGCCGGTTCCAATCGGATACCAGTTGAGGTTGATATTACGCCTGTCTAGCCCCGGCTGGCTGTAGAACAGATCCGCCTCCCAGGGCATGGGGGCGAAGAAGGTCATAGCGAGCCAGTAAGTGAACTGAGGATACTTGCCGTGCAGGCGAATCTTGAACCGATAGCGATCCAGTTGGGTAACACCGGCCATGGGGCGTGTCCTGAGATCAATAAATCCGGTGCTCTCCTCCTCGGCCGCCAACGCCCGGCTGAACTCAGCAAAACCGACAATATACTCCGACATGATGCTGGCGATCGGCGAGTGCAGCCGGGGATTGGCCAGCCGCTTGATCTGATAGATAAAATCCTCCGCGGTCGCCTCGCGGGTTCCGGTATGGGGGAAATCCGCCAGCGTATTGATCCCTTCGATATCATCCTCACTCAGGTGATGATAGCGATAGGCGCCCGAATCGTCTTTTGCCAGGGCCGGATGGGGTTGATAACGCATGCCCGGTTTGATCTCTATCTGGTACTCGCTGAACGCCACCTGGTCAGCTGCGGCATCCGCCGGCAGTGGATTACCCGCCTGATCGAAAAACTGTGGTTCCGGCACCTGCTCTGCCGCCAATGGCACCAGTTGATAGGGTCGCTTCAGAAAATGGTACTGGAGCGGTGGCTCGTAGATCTGGCCGATAAAGGCGTACTCATTGGCCGCATAGGAGCGGGCCGGATCGAGGTGCTTGGGACGTTCGGAGAACGAGCTGTAGAGGGTGTTGGAGTTCGCCTCGCTGGCGGGATAGGGCGCATTCCAGGCACGACCATCACAGCCGTTCAGCACGGTAACCAGCAACACAGCAACACAGCCGGCTAACAGCCCCTTACCGGGCCCTGTACGTCCCCTTGATGTCACTTTTCTCCTCCGCTGCCGGTTCTTATTGTTGATCCCACAATAGGCAACACAACAATGCCTGATATCCATTCAACAACAGGTGCTGACCAAAACCTGCTGCCAGAGTGGCAGCATATATTAGAACAGACCAACAAAAAACCGTCCGGTTCTTTTCGGATCGCCCCTTTTCCGGTACCTTAGAGGTGTTCGACGCACCCAAAGCCGGGCGCACATAGACTCTCTTTTCTACGAAGTTCAAGGAATTTACATGGGTTTCCTACAAGATAAACGCATCCTTATCGTTGGCGTCGCCAGTAACCGTTCTATCGCCTGGGGAACCGCCCAGGCCATGCATCGAGAGGGGGCGCAACTGGCGTTTACCGCACAGGGCGACAAGCTGTTGGAGCGGGTACGGAAAATGGCCGCAGAGCTGGATTCCGATATTGTCCTGCCGCTGGATGTCACCTCTGATGAACAGATCGATAACGTGTTCAGCGAGCTTGCCAAGCAGTGGGATGGTCTGGATGGCATTGTTCATTCAGTCGGCTTCGCTCCCCGGGATCAACTGGAAGGAAGCTATATCGATTCAGTCACCCGGGAAGGCTTCAGCATCGCTCACGATATCAGCGCCTACAGCTTTGCCGCACTGGCCAAAGCCGGTCGGTCCATGATGCAGGGGCGGAACGGCGCACTGATCACCATGAGCTATCTGGGAGCGGTACGCACCATCCCCAATTACAACGTCATGGGGGTGGCCAAGGCGAGCCTGGAAGCCAGTGTTAAATACATGGCAGACTCGCTAGGCCCGGAGGGAACCCGGGTCAACGCCATCTCGGCCGGTCCGATCCGCACCCTTGCCGCATCCGGCATCAGCGGATTCAAGGGCATGCTGGCGGAGGCGGAAAAGAAAAATCCGTTGCGACGCAATGTCACCATTGAGGAGGTAGGCAATGCGGCCGCCTTCCTCTGTTCCGATCTGGCATCCGGCATTACCGGCGATATCCTCTATGTGGATTCCGGCTACCATATCGTCGGCATGGCCTGACACCGGTAATCGTCGTCCGGTGAGTCGTGGACGGTCGTAGAACGGCAGCCGGCTTGCTGTTGGATAATTCAAACGCTGTACGATCGCCCCATAAAAAACCGCCCACTCCACAACCGTGCAGTGGGCGGTTTCATTTTTTGCACCGGGTTACTCGGTTGCCTGATCAGTAATCACCACGTCTGCTGACGCGCGTAGATTATTCTGCAGGTGCTGGAAATAACTCTTACCGCGCGACTCTGTCATCACCCGGTTCAGCACATCCTCACCCCCCACTTCAGCAGCCTCTTCCAGACTGCCATCAATCACCTTGTGGAGAGCGATCAGGGCCAAATCGCCATTGCTGAGCGCCAACTGGCCATAGACCGGCTGATCGCCTGTTGGATGGGGCATCATGAACAGGTGACCAAGCAGATCTGCCGGTATATCCTGCTCATCACGGCTAACCACTTTGCGGGGATTGAGTTGCGCCCCCTTGTCGGCGGCCACAGTCGCCAGAGTCTCCCCCTGAGAAAGCCGGTTCACCCACTCCGCGCCTTGCTGGGTTGCCAGTTCCATGGCTTTCTCAAGCCGCAGTTTATCCACGATGGACTGCTTTACCTGGTCCAGGGTTTTAACTGCCGCCTCTTCATGTTCCAGAACCCGCAGCACCAGTACATGTTCCGGGTTCAGCTCGATCGCTTCACTGTTATTGCCCGATACCAGCACATCGTCACTGAATGCGGCGGCTATGACCTTGGGAGCCCCCAACATGCCTTCCCCACCATTGCGGGTAATCCAGTCACTCTCTTTAAGTTCCATGCCCAGGTCATCTGCTGCTGGCTGCAGGCTATGGGGTTCCTCGTAAGCGATGTTACCGAGTCGTTCGGCATATTCGTAAAACAGACGCTCTGCCTCGGATTTCAGGTAGGCCTTCTTCACTTCATCTTTCGCCTCAGCAAAAGATTTGCCAGCGGGCTCGCGAATGTCGGTCAACTTAATAATGTGGAAACCGAAAGGTGTACGCACCAGGTCACTGACCTCACCCGGTTTAAGCTTGAACACCACTTCATCAAACGCAGATTCCATCACGCCGGTTTCAAAAAAACCGAGATCACCACCCTGGTCTGCCGACCCGGGATCCTGTGACAACTCTTTCGCAACAGCGGCAAAATCTTCGCCATTACGTACCCGCTCCAGTGCCGCCTGGGCCAGGCTCTGTGCCTGATCGATAGTCGCCTGGTCACTCCCCTCATCAACCGCTATCAGGATATGGCTGGCGCGACGCTGTTCAGCCGTCTTGTAGAGGGACTGATGCTGTTCGTAATAAGCCTGCAGGTCTTCCTCGGTGCTTGTCAGGGTCTTGGCAATACTGTCGATATCCAGATCCAGGTAGCTGATCTTGACCCGCTCCGGCGCCATGAACTCGTCCTGGTGTGCAGCGTAGTAAGCTTCAACAGATTGGTCACTCACCTCTACATTTTCAAGAAAATTCTCGGCCGGCAGAACCAGGTATTCGAAATCGCGGCGCTGAAGCCTCAACTTTACCAGACTGGTCATTTCTGACTTGGTGGTGAACTCGGAGTCGCTGACAGCCTTGGAGAGCTGCTCACTGACCAGCCCCCGGCGGACCTGTTCAACAAATCCGGCCTGCGTCTGGCCCTGCAGCCGCAGAGCACGTTCAAAGGCCTCCTGGTTGAAACGGCCGTCCACCCGGAAAGCAGGGATCGACACAATGACCTGCTTGACCAGATCATCACCAACCCGCAGGCCCAGCTCATCCGACTTCTGCAACAGCAGGCTGTTGCGGATCATCATCTGCAGCACATCCTGTCTCAGTTTCTTCTCGTCGATCATCTCCGGGCGGTAATCATCACCCAGTCGCTGGCGAAGATTTTCCCGAAAATCCCGATAACCGTTGTCAAATTCCCGCTGGGTAATCTCCTGACCATTCACCGTTGCGGCTACGGGTTCGGAACCACCACCCAGATAGGAGTTAATACCGAAAAGCGCAAAGGGCACACTGATAAGGATAACTATGAACCAGGCGATCACTCCCTGGGCTCGTTCCCTGATGGACTGAAGCATGACGTACCTGAAAGTCTGGACAGTAAAAGAAAACGGGGTATCCCAAGGATACCCCGCGTCTTCTCACCTATGGCGGAGCGGACGGGGCTCGAACCCGCGACCCCCGGCGTGACAGGCCGGTATTCTAACCATCTGAACTACCGCTCCGAAAATGGTGGGTGCTGAGGGGATCGAACCCCCGACCCTCGCCTTGTAAGGGCGATGCTCTCCCAGCTGAGCTAAGCACCCGCTGAAGGCGCGCTAGTTTACGGCATCCTTCAGGGCTTTTCCAGCCTTGAATGAAGGATTTTTCGAGGCCTTGATCTCGATGGTAGCGCCGGTCTGCGGGTTCCGACCAGTGCGCGCTGCCCGCTCACGCACAGAGAAAGAACCGAACCCGATGACTGATACTTGATCTCCGCTTTTCAGCGCTTCGGTGATAGCTGCAATCATGCCATCCAGTGCGCGTCCGGCGGCTGCCTTCGATATGTCTGCAGAATCTGCCATCGCGTCGATCAGTTCCGTCTTGTTCATTAATAGTCTCCCCTAGGGTCTATAATCAAGGCGCTGTAATTAGCGCATGTAAATACTTTCATCGGTTACCGTTACAGGTGCGCGAAACGGGGTCAATTTATACCAGTGGCCCCGAAGAAGTGTCAAGCTAACTCATCCCAAAAGCCTAATTTAATGCGGTTTCCAGAGGAATCGACGCCCGATTCACCTCTGGCATGGCCAGTAATGAGAGAGCCGACCTGCGCGACCGGACACCTATCTCGTCCGTTCACACAGATCGGCAGGTTGAAAAACCACCACCCGGGCCCGCCAAATCGTACCTGACAACGATTATGGCACGGACCAACAAGTTACTACCATGAATCAGTGTCGCGTCAGACCGCCACCCTTCTTCACACTCTTTTTGGTGGTACGGGGTTTACTTTTAGGAACCTCAGCCAGATCACCCGACTCCTGCAGTGGCGTCGGCATATGGGTCAGGGCAATCTCCAACGCCTGCTCAATCCAGCGAACCGGGATAATCTCCAGGTTCTGCTTGATATTCTTGGGGATTTCCACCAGGTCACGCTCATTCTCTTCAGGTATGATGACCGTCTTGATACCGCCACGGTGCGCGGCCAGCAACTTCTCTTTCAGTCCACCAATCGGCAGCACTTCGCCCCTCAGGGTAATTTCACCGGTCATCGCCACATCCGCCCTGACCGGGATCTCTGTCAAGGCAGAAACCAGGCAAGTACACATGCCGATACCGGCACTGGGACCATCCTTCGGCGTAGCCCCTTCCGGTACGTGGACGTGTACATCCAGTTTCTGATAGAAATCGTTCTCGATCCCCAGTGCCGCAGCCCGACTTCTGACCACGGTCATGGCCGCCTGGATAGACTCCTGCATAACGTCACCCAACTGTCCGGTATGGGTCAGTCGACCCTTTCCCGGCACCAGCGCCGTCTCAATCTTCAGCAGTTCACCACCCACCTCAGTCCATGCCAGACCGGTTACCTGGCCAACCTGATCGTAATCTTCCACCTCGCCGTAACGGAAACGCTTCACACCCAGGTATTTGTCCAGGCTGGAAGGGGTAATGGTCATCTTCTTCTCTGACTTGGTCAGCAGAATCTCCTTGACTACCTTTCGGCAGATCTTGGATATCTCCCGCTCCAGGTTACGCACCCCCGCTTCACGGGTGTAGTAGCGGATGATGTCGCGGATACAGGCCTCTCTGAAGACGATTTCAGTGGCCTTCAGGCCATTGTTCTCTATCTGCTTGGGCACCAGGTAACGCATGGCGATATTGACTTTCTCGTCCTCGGTATAGCCGGACAGACGTATCACTTCCATACGATCCAACAGGGCCGCCGGCACGTTCAACGTGTTGGCTGTAGCGACAAACATCACCTCGGAGAGATCGAAATCCACTTCCAGATAGTGATCGGCAAAGGTGTGATTCTGCTCCGGATCGAGCACTTCAAGCAGCGCGGATGCCGGATCGCCACGGAAGTCCATGGCCATCTTGTCGATCTCGTCGAGCAGGAAGAGTGGATTCCGGGTGCCGATCTTGGAGAGGTTCTGGATAATCTTGCCAGGCAGTGCACCGATATAGGTGCGGCGATGGCCGCGGATCTCCGCCTCGTCCCGCACACCACCCAGGGCCATACGGATGAATTTCCGGTTAGTGGCCCGTGCAATGGATTGTCCAACCGAGGTCTTACCGACGCCCGGAGGGCCCACCAGGCAGAGAATGGGGCCTTTCAGTTTCCGTACCCGTTGCTGAACCGCCAGGTACTCGATAATCCGCTCCTTAACCTTCTCCAGGCCGTAGTGATCCTTTTCCAGTACATCTTCCGCTGCTTTCAGGTCATTACGAATCTTGCTTCGCTTCTTCCACGGCACATTGACCAAGGTGTCGATGTAGTTTCTGACCACCGATGCCTCAGCGGACATGGGCGACATCAGCTTCAGTTTATTCAATTCCGCCACCGCCTTCGCCTTGGCTTCTTTCGGCATACCAGCGGACTCAATACGATTCTCCAGATCCTCAATCTCGTTGGGTGCTTCGTCCATTTCACCCAACTCTTTCTGAATGGCCTTCATCTGCTCATTCAGATAGTACTCACGCTGGTTCTTCTCCATCTGGCGCTTGACCCGACCACGAATTCGCTTCTCCATCTGCAGCAGGTCGTTTTCAGCCTCCATCAGGCTCATCAGGTGCTCAAGCCTTTCACCGATATTGGCCATCTCCAGCACACTCTGCTTTTCATCCAGCTTCAGTGACATGTGAGCAGCCATGGTATCTGCCAGCCTGCTGGGTGATTCGATACTGGAGAGGGAGGTGAGCACCTCGGGGGGGATCTTTTTATTCAGCTTCACGTACTGATCGAACAGCGCAATTGCTGAACGCATCAGCACCTCAAGCTCCCGTTCATCATCCGGGGTGATATCCTCTATCGGGGAGAACTCTGCGGAGAAATAGCCGTCGGTCTCAGAAATCTCGGTAAGTTTCGAGCGGGAACCGCCCTCAACCAACACCTTTACCGTGCCATCCGGCAGTTTCAGGAGTTGCAGAATATTCGCCAGCGTACCGACCTGATGCATATCCGCAACCGCAGGCTCATCCGTCTCGGCACTCTTTTGTGCCACCAGGATAATCTGCTTATCCTCCCGCATCGCGGCATCCAGTGCCCTGATCGACTTCTCACGGCCCACAAAGAGGGGAATGACCATGTGCGGATAGACCACTACATCCCGTAACGGGAGTACAGGAATTACGGCACTGGAACCAGTGGTACGGGGATTGTTTAGCTCTTCTTGACCCATGCAGGGTACTCCTTCTGTTGCGGCCTATTGGCTGATACAAGTCAGCAAGACAGTGGCCCGTCAATCTGACCAATTACCCAATAGTGCTGAATTGGTGGCGGCAATGAAAATCCTGCCGTTCATGGGATGGTGGGGGCTTAAACGAAATATTTCAAGTTATTCGGCAGTGCGCTTTGTAGGGTAATAACCGGCACCCGACCCCCGGCACTGCCCAAGCAAGAGCCCAGGCATACCCTGGACAGAAAAAAACCGCTGTGCAGCCAGGCCGACCAGCGGTTTCCATGCCGCGGACAGGATGCCTCGGCACCCCGCCGCCATCAGTTTGCACCGTTCAGTCAGCGGCAACCATCTTTTGCTCACCACCTTCATAGATGATGTACGGATCCGATTCGCCGGTGATGACCGCCTCGTCCACCACCACCTTGGAGACATTCTCCAGCGATGGCAGGTCGTACATGGTATCCAGCAGCACCTGCTCCATAATGGTTCGCAGACCACGTGCACCGGTTTTCCGCTCCATCGCCTTGCGTGCGATCGCAGACAGGGCATCCGGCCGGAACTCCAGCTCGCAGTCTTCCATATCAAACAGCCGATGATACTGTTTCACCAATGCATTCTTGGGTTCTGTCAGAATCCGTACCAATGCCTCTTCGTCCAGCTCCTCAAGCGTAGCCACGACCGGTAACCGGCCGACAAATTCTGGAATCAGGCCGTACTGGATCAGATCCTCCGGTTCCACATTGGTCAGGATCTCGCCCACCTTGCGGGATACATCCTTGCTGTGTACTTCGGCTGAGAAACCAATCCCACCCTTCTCGGAGCGGTTGCGGATCACCTTGTCCAGACCGGCGAAGGCGCCCCCAACCACGAACAGGATATTGGAGGTATCGACCTGCAGAAACTCCTGCTGGGGATGCTTGCGGCCACCCTGGGGCGGGACCGAGGCGACCGTGCCTTCGATCAGCTTCAGCAGCGCCTGCTGTACGCCCTCACCCGAGACATCACGGGTAATGGAAGGATTATCGGATTTACGGGAAATCTTATCGATTTCATCGATGTAGACAATACCGGTCTGGGCCTTTTCGACGTCGTAATCGCACTTCTGCAACAGCTTCTGAATGATATTTTCGACGTCCTCACCCACATAGCCCGCTTCGGTGAGCGTTGTGGCATCCGCGATGGTGAAAGGCACATTGAGCATGCGCGCCAGAGTTTCAGCCAGCAGGGTCTTACCGGAACCGGTCGGGCCTATCAGCAGAATATTGCTCTTGGCAATCTCCACCTCATCCTTGTTTCTGCTGGTATCAAGCCGCTTATAGTGGTTATACACAGCAACCGACAGCACTTTCTTTGCCCGGGCCTGACCAATTACGTATTGATCCAGCAAGGCACTCAGTTCGTGGGGCTTGGGCAGTTTTCCAGCGGTTTCCACACCGCCTTCCTGCATCTCCTCACGAATAATATCGTTACATAACTCAACACATTCATCACAGATGAATACTGATGGGCCGGCGATCAGCTTACGAACTTCATGCTGGCTCTTTCCGCAGAAAGAGCAATAAAGCAATTTGCCGTCATCGCCTCTTGTCTTGTCATCACCCATGAACCCATCCTCTCGGTATTTCGGTCAATCCGCTCTTACTCATAGATCAATGTATAAAGCCGATCGAGCTTCATTACAACCCCTCAACAGGTAATCCCATTTGCTCAATAGCTTGGGGAGTTGCTGGAATATATCTAAATTTATCAAATAAAACAGCGGGTTAATAGCGCTATTTACTCAGTGGCAGAGGGACGACGACTCAGTACCTGATCAATCAGTCCATAGGCGACTGCATCCTCGCCACTCATGAAGTTGTCCCGATCAGTATCTTGACTGATGGTCTCAAGGGACTGACCGGTGTGGGTCGCCATTATCTGATTCAGCCGATCACGCAGCAGAAGGATCTCCTTGGCGTGGATCTCGATATCCGTTGCCTGACCCTGGAAGCCGCCCAAGGGCTGGTGGATCATCATCCGGGAGTTGGGCAGGCAGTAGCGTTTGCCTTTCTCACCCCCGGCCAGCAGTAATGCCCCCATGCTGGCCGCCTGGCCGATACACATGGTACTGACATGGGGCTTTACAAACTGCATGGTGTCATAGATTGCCAGACCGGCACTCACGGAGCCACCCGGAGAGTTGATATAGATGTGGATATCCTTATCCGGATTCTCAGACTCCAGGAAAAGCAACTGGGCCACAATCAGGTTGGCCATGTTGTCTTCCACCTGACCGACCAGAAAAATCACCCGCTCCTTGAGCAGCCGCGAGTAGATATCGTAGGAGCGTTCTCCACGGGAGGTCTGCTCGACCACCATGGGAATCAATCCCAGATTTGTTGCATCCAATCCGCCTGTTTTTCGTAAGTCGGTCATACTGAATTGATCCTTATATCCTGCCTTTATTCGTCTGCCGCTTCCGCATCAGGGGCTGCCGGATTCATCACCTCATCAAAGGTCTTGGTGACATCCTCAACCTTGACCTGATCCAGCACCCAATCAACCACCTGGTCCTCTAGAACCAGATTCTGGATACCCGAAAGCTGCTCCTTATTGCCATAGTAGTAATCGATAACCTGCTGAGGCTCTTCGTAAGTCTGGGCAAACTCTTCGATCCGCTGACGTACCCGATCCTCATCAACCTCGATACTATTACTGCTTACCACCTCGGCAATTATAAGCCCAAGAGTAACACGTTTCTTGGCCTGGTCCTCAAACAACTCAACCGGCAGATTAATGTTGTTTCCCTGGCCACCCTGGGCCAGGTTGGCCTTGGTCTGCTGCAGCAACACCTCTGCTTCCCGCTTGACCAATGCTTTCGGCACATCCAGCTTATTCGCCTCCAGCAGCGCATCCATGGCCTGCTCCTTGACCTGGTTGCGGATCTTGTCTTCAAGCTCACGAGTCATATTGGCCCGGATCTCTCTGTAGAATCCCTCCACACCATCTTCCTTGATGCCGAAGGCCTTGATGAACTCCTCATTAACTTCGGGTAATACCGATTCGGAGACCTTGGTCACCTCAACCTCGAACTTGGCGGGTTTGCCAGCCAGATGCTCGGCGCGGTAATCCTCGGGGAAGGTCAGTTCCAGGGTGCGGGATTCACCGGCCTTGGCGCCGACCAAGCCCTCTTCAAAACCCTCAATCATCCCGTGGGAACCCAACTCCAGGGGTACGCCGTCTGCCGAACCACCTTCAAAAGCTTCGCCATCGATATAGCCTTTGAAATTGACCGTCACCTGATCACCTTCCTGCGCAGCACGATCAACCTCACTCCAGGTCACCCGTTGCTTGCGCAGTTTCTCCACCATGTTGTTCAGATCATCATCGGTCACCTCAACCACGGGGCGCTGCACTGTCGCGTCGCCGAGGGGGTTGAGAGAAACCTCCGGCATTACTTCAAATACCGCCACGTAGGCCAGCCCTTCATCCGCTGCCTTTTCGACTGGCTCGATAGAGGGCTCGCCGGCAGGATTGAGCTTCTCCTGCATCAGTGCTTCAAAATAGCTGGACTGCACCAGATCACCAAACACTTCCTGCTTGGCATCGTTGGAAAAACGCTTGCGCACTACTGACAGAGGTACCTTGCCAGGGCGAAAACCGTCCAACCTGACGGTCCGCGCAATCTCTTTCAGTCGCTTCTCCACCGCCTGATTTACTTTCTCAGCGGGGAGTTCAACTGTCATACGACGCTCAAGCCCTTCACTCGATTCAACCGAAACTTGCATGAAAACCTCTTCTGGCAGTATTTGCTGCCATTCCTCTGTCTTAAGTTAAAAGTGGCTACCACTGACGCAGCAACCGAAAACTCGCCCCATTCAGGGCAGATAACCGGCCCGGGACTGAAAAATCCGGGCCTTTCAAACCTACCTGCCAAACTCAGAAAATTGCCACCAACCCCATGTAAATCAATCCATTAGGTAGCTACTGTTGGTACCAAAAAGCACGCTGCCATTGGCAAATTAGCCGGTTATTGTACCTAAAAACAACCACTATTAAAGCGCATTTTGTCGTCTTCACCGGATCGTGAACGACTGGCACGGCGGGACATCTGTCCTGATACGGCAATACAGGCAACTGTGAACATATGGACACGTTCTGAATTGATCGTCCTGGGCAGGAACCTGAGACCGGGAAAGGGCGCTCAATTGTGAGAATGGTGCCGTCCGGGAGACTTGAACTCCCACACCTTGCGGTACCAGAACCTAAATCTGGCGTGTCTACCAATTCCACCAGGACGGCATGTGGGGGCTGATTA
Proteins encoded in this region:
- a CDS encoding ABC transporter permease, whose protein sequence is MIAYIIRRILYAIPILIGVNILTFVLFFVVNSPDDMARMNLGMKRVTPEAIETWKAERGYDKPLLFNSASQGVGQLTDTIFFQKSLKLFQFDFGTSDSDRDIGYDISQRMWPSLAIAVPVLIIGLLVNITYALLIAFFRATYIDIWSVVICVVMMSISSLFYIIGGQYLVSKLLHLVPISGYDTGFAAVKFLILPVLIGVVGGIGSGTRWYRTLFLEEINRDYVRTARAKGLSEGIVLFRHVLKNAMIPILTGVVVVLPLLFMGSLITESFFGIPGLGSYTIDAINRQDFAIVRAMVFLGSVLYIIGLLLTDISYTLVDPRVRLS
- a CDS encoding ABC transporter substrate-binding protein, translating into MTSRGRTGPGKGLLAGCVAVLLVTVLNGCDGRAWNAPYPASEANSNTLYSSFSERPKHLDPARSYAANEYAFIGQIYEPPLQYHFLKRPYQLVPLAAEQVPEPQFFDQAGNPLPADAAADQVAFSEYQIEIKPGMRYQPHPALAKDDSGAYRYHHLSEDDIEGINTLADFPHTGTREATAEDFIYQIKRLANPRLHSPIASIMSEYIVGFAEFSRALAAEEESTGFIDLRTRPMAGVTQLDRYRFKIRLHGKYPQFTYWLAMTFFAPMPWEADLFYSQPGLDRRNINLNWYPIGTGPFMLTENNPNLRMVLSRNPNFHGESYPSEGEPEDHDNGMLADAGKPLPLVDKAVYSLEQEVIPRWNKFLQGYYDTSGINSDSFDQAVRFGAGGEASLTEEMQERHIQLATAVETSIFYLGFNMADPVIGGDSEENRYLRQAISIAVNFEEFISIFLNGRGVVAHSPLPPGIFGSRLGPEGINPVVYDLVNGKPKRKSLDEARALLAKAGYPNGKSIRTGRPLVLNYESASAGPDSKAQLNWMRKQFKKLGIQLVIRATDYNRFQEKLRTGTGQLFMFGWNADYPDPENFLFLLYGPNGKVEHAGENAVNYNNPEFNALFDQMKNMENSPERQRIIDRMVDILRHDAPWIWGFYPKAFSLYHDWYGNVKPNLMANNTLKYKRIDPATRVARQQAWNPPVIAPLVLFLLFLLASGVPAVLVYRRHERSAAR
- a CDS encoding enoyl-ACP reductase FabI, whose translation is MGFLQDKRILIVGVASNRSIAWGTAQAMHREGAQLAFTAQGDKLLERVRKMAAELDSDIVLPLDVTSDEQIDNVFSELAKQWDGLDGIVHSVGFAPRDQLEGSYIDSVTREGFSIAHDISAYSFAALAKAGRSMMQGRNGALITMSYLGAVRTIPNYNVMGVAKASLEASVKYMADSLGPEGTRVNAISAGPIRTLAASGISGFKGMLAEAEKKNPLRRNVTIEEVGNAAAFLCSDLASGITGDILYVDSGYHIVGMA
- a CDS encoding SurA N-terminal domain-containing protein, with the translated sequence MLQSIRERAQGVIAWFIVILISVPFALFGINSYLGGGSEPVAATVNGQEITQREFDNGYRDFRENLRQRLGDDYRPEMIDEKKLRQDVLQMMIRNSLLLQKSDELGLRVGDDLVKQVIVSIPAFRVDGRFNQEAFERALRLQGQTQAGFVEQVRRGLVSEQLSKAVSDSEFTTKSEMTSLVKLRLQRRDFEYLVLPAENFLENVEVSDQSVEAYYAAHQDEFMAPERVKISYLDLDIDSIAKTLTSTEEDLQAYYEQHQSLYKTAEQRRASHILIAVDEGSDQATIDQAQSLAQAALERVRNGEDFAAVAKELSQDPGSADQGGDLGFFETGVMESAFDEVVFKLKPGEVSDLVRTPFGFHIIKLTDIREPAGKSFAEAKDEVKKAYLKSEAERLFYEYAERLGNIAYEEPHSLQPAADDLGMELKESDWITRNGGEGMLGAPKVIAAAFSDDVLVSGNNSEAIELNPEHVLVLRVLEHEEAAVKTLDQVKQSIVDKLRLEKAMELATQQGAEWVNRLSQGETLATVAADKGAQLNPRKVVSRDEQDIPADLLGHLFMMPHPTGDQPVYGQLALSNGDLALIALHKVIDGSLEEAAEVGGEDVLNRVMTESRGKSYFQHLQNNLRASADVVITDQATE
- a CDS encoding HU family DNA-binding protein — its product is MNKTELIDAMADSADISKAAAGRALDGMIAAITEALKSGDQVSVIGFGSFSVRERAARTGRNPQTGATIEIKASKNPSFKAGKALKDAVN